The Thermococcus thermotolerans genome contains a region encoding:
- the pcc1 gene encoding KEOPS complex subunit Pcc1, translating to MGLQRGGVAEEKTWPIEGVIELSFPDEETARIVYESVLYEHESVPYRRSRIEFLREGNRVIIRFLARDNSALRGTLNSYLRWIKVAMDSLEV from the coding sequence ATGGGACTACAAAGAGGCGGCGTGGCTGAAGAAAAAACCTGGCCAATCGAAGGGGTGATCGAGCTCTCCTTTCCCGATGAGGAGACCGCGAGAATAGTTTACGAGAGCGTTCTGTACGAGCACGAGAGCGTACCATATCGGAGGAGCAGGATAGAGTTCCTCCGCGAGGGGAACAGGGTGATAATCCGCTTCCTTGCCCGGGACAACTCAGCTTTAAGGGGGACGCTCAATTCCTACCTCCGCTGGATCAAGGTCGCTATGGACTCGCTTGAGGTTTAG
- a CDS encoding prefoldin subunit beta, which produces MQNIPPQVQAMLGQLENYQGQLQLVIQQKQKVQLELTEAKKALEELEKVDDGTVIYKTVGTLIVKTDKAKAIEELKEKVETLEVRLNALERQEKKLNEKLKELTAKIQSALRPTAG; this is translated from the coding sequence ATGCAGAACATTCCGCCTCAGGTTCAGGCCATGCTCGGCCAGCTTGAGAACTATCAGGGACAGCTCCAGCTCGTCATCCAGCAGAAGCAGAAGGTTCAGCTTGAGCTCACAGAGGCCAAGAAGGCCTTGGAGGAGCTTGAGAAGGTCGATGATGGAACGGTCATATACAAGACCGTCGGAACGCTCATCGTCAAGACGGACAAGGCCAAGGCCATCGAGGAGCTGAAGGAGAAGGTCGAAACCCTTGAGGTCCGCCTGAACGCCCTTGAGAGGCAAGAGAAGAAGCTCAACGAGAAGCTTAAGGAGCTCACCGCGAAGATACAGAGTGCGCTCAGGCCCACAGCGGGCTGA
- a CDS encoding DUF3194 domain-containing protein: MGEEASGRKVINIGLPELSEEQLIEVGEVAQETIIKHVFDVLNRSDVKDIEVTMRINRNETLDLEVEVYLEVPVFVKVDVEGLIDDAVEKAYAAVERKLREIADEGQNKA, from the coding sequence ATGGGCGAGGAAGCCAGCGGGAGGAAGGTTATCAACATTGGTCTGCCGGAGCTGAGCGAAGAGCAGCTCATAGAGGTCGGAGAGGTCGCTCAGGAGACGATAATCAAGCACGTCTTCGATGTCCTCAACAGGAGCGACGTCAAGGACATCGAAGTGACGATGAGGATAAACCGGAACGAGACCCTCGACCTTGAGGTTGAGGTTTACCTTGAGGTTCCGGTTTTTGTAAAGGTTGACGTTGAAGGGCTTATTGACGATGCCGTTGAGAAGGCCTACGCGGCCGTCGAGAGGAAGCTGAGGGAGATCGCGGATGAGGGGCAAAATAAGGCTTAA
- a CDS encoding DNA-directed RNA polymerase subunit P, with amino-acid sequence MVMAVYRCAKCGKEVELDLENTREVRCPYCGSKILYKPRPRVARRVKAI; translated from the coding sequence ATGGTGATGGCCGTTTACCGCTGCGCAAAGTGTGGAAAGGAGGTCGAGCTCGACCTCGAAAACACCAGGGAAGTCCGCTGCCCCTACTGCGGCAGCAAGATACTCTACAAGCCCAGGCCCAGGGTGGCCAGGCGCGTAAAGGCGATCTGA
- a CDS encoding ribosomal biogenesis protein — protein sequence MMLITTSHRPTRRTRSFGHDLEKVFPNSLYLTRGKKTIQDLLMEAYDRNYERLLIVNVWKGNPLKMTFIKVDPNDWGYLGYLYLHGIKLQREIGFRDIRPIREEMPLVVTTAKRVGLDHVAFAQVFAELTGGKFVPRRERSLLGIADRYNTDVLSVIERHPRGMAVNFYRLDVSKEKAVGPLISVKIWIMEDGRRWDYKEAAWLKKKPGQSKG from the coding sequence ATGATGCTGATAACGACTTCCCACAGACCCACGAGGAGGACGAGGAGCTTCGGCCACGACCTGGAGAAGGTGTTCCCCAACTCGCTCTACCTGACCCGGGGAAAGAAAACGATACAGGATTTACTCATGGAGGCTTACGACAGGAACTACGAGCGACTTTTGATAGTCAACGTCTGGAAGGGGAACCCACTCAAGATGACCTTCATCAAGGTCGACCCCAACGACTGGGGCTACCTCGGCTATCTGTACCTCCACGGCATAAAGCTCCAGCGCGAGATTGGTTTCAGGGATATAAGGCCCATACGCGAGGAGATGCCGCTCGTGGTAACTACCGCCAAGCGCGTCGGCCTCGACCACGTTGCGTTCGCCCAGGTTTTCGCCGAGCTGACCGGCGGGAAGTTCGTTCCGAGAAGGGAGCGCTCGCTCCTCGGAATAGCAGACAGGTACAACACCGACGTGCTGAGCGTCATCGAGAGGCACCCGCGCGGAATGGCGGTGAACTTCTACCGCCTTGATGTTAGTAAGGAGAAGGCCGTTGGCCCGCTCATAAGCGTCAAGATCTGGATAATGGAGGACGGGCGGAGATGGGACTACAAAGAGGCGGCGTGGCTGAAGAAAAAACCTGGCCAATCGAAGGGGTGA
- a CDS encoding DHH family phosphoesterase, translated as MRGKIRLKRFLERSRDRSFILLCHHNADPDSLGSAIAFALYLKSIGVEKVRIGVAESVSSYAKRLLTFSPVPLEKDPVVAEEVVVIFDTSSLEQLEPIEIPRGKTVIVIDHHAEKEKPIRAHIAVVDSSRTSTAEIVWELFKYLDFYDKKAVKALLAGIVTDTANFRFANAKTFKAVSEMLERFPVQMGEIFQLVAPVSDENIDQAKRMAILKACQRMEIRKFRKYLIAVSRVSAYESLACKTFLNLGADIAIVGSEKKGVRISARAKENLVKKGLHLGKIMEKVGPVIDGSGGGHAGAAGANGKRNLDEAIKLILKEIERFLREVD; from the coding sequence ATGAGGGGCAAAATAAGGCTTAAGCGCTTTCTTGAACGCTCACGGGATAGGTCTTTCATCCTCCTCTGCCACCACAACGCAGACCCCGATTCCCTCGGCTCGGCGATAGCCTTTGCCCTCTACCTGAAATCAATCGGCGTTGAGAAGGTGAGAATAGGCGTTGCCGAGAGCGTCTCCTCCTACGCGAAGAGACTGCTCACATTCTCACCCGTTCCGCTCGAAAAGGACCCCGTAGTTGCGGAAGAGGTCGTTGTAATCTTCGACACTTCATCCCTCGAACAGCTCGAACCCATCGAAATTCCGCGCGGTAAGACCGTTATCGTCATCGACCACCATGCCGAGAAGGAAAAGCCCATCCGGGCCCATATAGCCGTCGTCGATTCATCACGAACCTCCACGGCCGAGATAGTCTGGGAGCTGTTTAAATACCTAGACTTCTATGACAAGAAGGCCGTTAAGGCACTCCTGGCCGGAATAGTCACCGACACGGCAAACTTCCGCTTTGCGAACGCGAAGACCTTCAAGGCAGTGAGCGAGATGCTGGAGCGCTTTCCAGTTCAGATGGGCGAGATATTCCAGCTCGTGGCCCCTGTCAGCGACGAGAACATAGACCAGGCAAAGCGCATGGCCATCCTCAAGGCCTGCCAGAGAATGGAGATAAGGAAGTTCAGGAAGTACCTAATAGCCGTCTCAAGGGTTTCAGCCTACGAGTCCCTCGCCTGCAAGACGTTCCTGAACCTCGGGGCTGACATAGCCATAGTCGGAAGCGAGAAGAAGGGAGTGAGAATTTCCGCGAGGGCAAAGGAGAACCTCGTGAAGAAGGGCCTGCACCTCGGCAAAATCATGGAGAAGGTCGGGCCGGTTATAGACGGCTCGGGCGGCGGCCACGCTGGAGCGGCCGGGGCCAACGGGAAGAGGAACCTTGACGAGGCTATAAAGCTCATCCTGAAGGAGATTGAGAGGTTTTTGAGGGAGGTTGATTGA
- a CDS encoding 50S ribosomal protein L37ae produces MGRTTKVGSAGRYGPRYGLKIRRRVAAVEAKMKQKHVCPVCGRKAVRRISTGIWQCQKCGATFAGGAYLPTTPAGKVAKRVTASKA; encoded by the coding sequence ATGGGAAGGACTACTAAGGTTGGTTCAGCTGGAAGGTACGGTCCCAGGTACGGTCTCAAGATCAGGAGAAGGGTCGCGGCTGTTGAGGCCAAGATGAAGCAGAAGCACGTCTGCCCGGTCTGCGGAAGGAAGGCTGTCAGGAGGATAAGCACCGGCATATGGCAGTGCCAGAAGTGCGGAGCAACTTTCGCCGGCGGTGCCTACCTGCCGACCACTCCGGCCGGAAAGGTCGCCAAGCGTGTCACGGCCTCCAAGGCCTGA